From Deltaproteobacteria bacterium, the proteins below share one genomic window:
- a CDS encoding SLBB domain-containing protein, whose product MIALEQAYAAARERWQALENSRTPIFFVGAATCGRAAGAGETIARLRAEIAAHNLSAEIIETGCLGPCSLEPLVIVHKPGAPRICFGNVGPHQAAQIVSRHVLGDDPCAEWALGRINPSSLDGIGAFVDHPMMRGQVRRVLANCGLIDPGNVEHYLARDGYRGFLRALEIGAEQVLAAVKRAGLRGRGGAGFPTWRKWDTCRQVAAEQRYLICNADEGDPGAFMNRSLIEGDPHAVLEGMLIAAFTLGASNGYIYCRAEYPLAIIRLKAAIVQMRALGLLGERIAGSAFSFELEIKKGAGAFVCGEETALIASIEGRRGMPQPRPPFPAVSGLWGKPTIIQNVETLANLPLILRHGPEWYAEVGTEASKGTRSFALAGKVKRTGLIEVPLGTTLRQIVEEIGGGSSDGKPIKAVQTGGPSGGCIAAEKLDLPVDYESLAQAGSIMGSGGMIVLDEDSCAVDLAKYFLSFTQTESCGKCPPCRVGTRAMLYLLEHIAGGEGKPGDIAKLEGLALTVARGSLCGLGQTAPNPVLTTLRYFRQEYHDHVDKKQCAAFVCRPLIRHHIDAERCPGCTACLKVCPTAAISGIRGKPHVINQQACSQCGSCLSVCPPIYAAVFRSSGELTRYEEQKRKRGTAAGAAAALDADGRELEP is encoded by the coding sequence ATGATCGCTTTGGAGCAAGCCTACGCCGCCGCGCGCGAGCGTTGGCAGGCGCTGGAGAACAGCCGCACCCCGATCTTCTTCGTCGGCGCGGCCACCTGCGGCCGCGCCGCCGGTGCCGGTGAGACGATCGCGCGGCTGCGGGCCGAGATTGCGGCGCACAACCTTTCCGCCGAGATCATTGAAACCGGCTGCCTCGGCCCCTGCTCGCTCGAGCCCCTCGTCATCGTGCACAAGCCAGGGGCACCGCGCATTTGTTTCGGAAACGTCGGACCGCACCAGGCGGCACAGATTGTGAGCCGGCACGTGCTGGGTGACGACCCCTGCGCCGAGTGGGCCTTGGGGCGGATCAACCCGAGCAGCTTGGACGGTATCGGCGCCTTCGTCGATCACCCGATGATGCGCGGCCAGGTGCGGCGCGTGCTCGCCAACTGCGGCCTCATCGATCCCGGCAACGTCGAGCACTACTTGGCGCGCGACGGCTATCGCGGCTTCCTGCGCGCCTTGGAAATCGGCGCCGAGCAAGTGCTCGCCGCGGTCAAGCGCGCCGGCCTGCGCGGTCGCGGCGGCGCCGGCTTTCCGACCTGGCGCAAGTGGGACACCTGCCGCCAAGTGGCCGCGGAGCAGCGCTACCTGATCTGCAACGCCGACGAGGGTGATCCCGGCGCGTTCATGAACCGCTCGCTGATCGAAGGTGATCCGCACGCGGTCTTGGAAGGCATGCTGATCGCCGCCTTCACCCTCGGCGCGAGTAACGGCTACATCTATTGCCGCGCTGAGTATCCGCTGGCGATAATTCGCCTGAAAGCCGCCATCGTTCAGATGCGCGCTCTCGGTCTGCTCGGCGAGCGCATTGCCGGCTCGGCTTTCTCGTTCGAGCTCGAAATCAAGAAGGGTGCCGGCGCTTTCGTCTGTGGCGAGGAAACCGCGCTGATTGCCTCGATCGAAGGCCGCCGCGGCATGCCGCAACCCCGCCCGCCGTTTCCCGCCGTCAGCGGCCTGTGGGGCAAACCCACCATCATTCAGAACGTCGAGACGCTCGCCAATCTGCCGCTGATCTTGCGCCACGGCCCCGAGTGGTACGCCGAGGTCGGCACCGAAGCCAGCAAAGGCACGCGCAGCTTCGCTCTGGCCGGCAAGGTCAAACGCACCGGCTTGATCGAAGTGCCACTGGGCACCACCCTGCGCCAGATCGTCGAAGAGATCGGCGGCGGCAGCTCCGACGGCAAGCCGATTAAGGCGGTGCAGACCGGCGGCCCCTCGGGCGGCTGCATCGCGGCGGAAAAGCTCGACCTGCCGGTGGACTACGAATCGCTGGCGCAGGCCGGCTCGATCATGGGCTCCGGCGGCATGATCGTGCTCGACGAGGACAGCTGCGCGGTCGATCTGGCCAAGTATTTCCTCTCCTTCACTCAGACCGAGTCGTGCGGCAAGTGCCCGCCCTGCCGCGTCGGCACGCGCGCCATGCTCTACCTGCTCGAACACATCGCCGGCGGCGAAGGTAAGCCCGGGGACATTGCGAAGCTCGAGGGGCTGGCGCTGACGGTAGCGCGCGGCTCGCTCTGCGGCCTCGGTCAGACCGCCCCCAACCCGGTGCTGACCACGCTGCGCTACTTCCGCCAGGAGTACCACGACCACGTCGACAAGAAGCAGTGCGCGGCCTTCGTGTGCCGGCCACTGATCCGCCACCACATCGATGCCGAGCGTTGCCCCGGCTGCACGGCTTGCCTCAAGGTGTGCCCGACCGCAGCGATCAGCGGTATCCGCGGCAAGCCGCACGTGATCAACCAGCAAGCGTGCTCGCAGTGCGGCTCGTGCCTAAGCGTGTGTCCTCCGATCTATGCCGCGGTTTTCCGCAGCAGCGGCGAGCTGACCCGCTACGAAGAGCAAAAGCGCAAGCGCGGCACTGCCGCCGGCGCGGCCGCCGCGCTTGATGCCGACGGCAGGGAGCTGGAGCCGTGA
- a CDS encoding nitrous oxide-stimulated promoter family protein yields the protein MSAAGKRLARERKTIDAMIALFCRKQHAAKRGLCSACFALAGYAQQRLDRCPYGEDKPTCALCPIHCYQPARREQIRAVMRYAGPRMLWRRPLLAIRHLLDERKPAPASPRRRASSTTADAGQPSVSPSGQLVG from the coding sequence ATGAGCGCAGCCGGCAAACGACTGGCGCGCGAGCGCAAGACGATCGACGCCATGATCGCGCTCTTCTGCCGCAAGCAGCACGCCGCCAAGCGCGGGCTCTGCTCAGCGTGCTTCGCCCTGGCCGGTTACGCGCAGCAACGGCTTGACCGCTGCCCCTACGGCGAAGACAAGCCCACCTGCGCGCTGTGCCCGATCCATTGTTACCAGCCGGCGCGCCGAGAGCAGATCCGGGCGGTGATGCGCTATGCCGGCCCACGGATGTTATGGCGCCGGCCGCTGCTCGCCATTCGCCATCTGCTCGATGAGCGCAAGCCGGCCCCGGCCTCCCCGCGCCGGCGCGCCAGCTCGACTACCGCCGACGCGGGCCAGCCGTCGGTTAGTCCGTCAGGCCAACTTGTGGGTTAG
- the nuoE gene encoding NADH-quinone oxidoreductase subunit NuoE, with translation MSTGEATATIAEILASYPPRRENLIGLLQEIQERHGYLSQDALHALADASGISENEIYGVATFYAQFRFRPPADHTIHVCQGTACHVRGGQQLLFDFEERLNIKAGEMTADQRFGLERVACVGCCALAPVVLVDGQVRAGMKPKQVRGLLSQLGHKPNGNKP, from the coding sequence ATGAGCACAGGCGAAGCCACAGCGACAATCGCGGAGATCCTGGCCAGCTACCCGCCGCGCCGGGAGAACTTGATCGGGCTGCTACAAGAGATCCAGGAGCGCCACGGCTACCTCTCACAAGACGCGCTCCACGCCTTAGCCGACGCCAGCGGCATCTCGGAAAACGAGATCTACGGCGTGGCTACCTTCTACGCCCAGTTCCGCTTCCGCCCCCCGGCTGACCACACCATCCACGTCTGTCAGGGCACGGCCTGTCACGTGCGCGGCGGCCAGCAACTGCTGTTCGACTTCGAGGAGCGGCTGAACATCAAAGCCGGCGAAATGACCGCCGACCAGAGGTTCGGGCTCGAACGAGTCGCCTGCGTCGGCTGTTGCGCGCTGGCGCCGGTGGTGCTGGTTGACGGCCAGGTCCGTGCGGGCATGAAGCCCAAGCAGGTTCGCGGCCTGCTCTCGCAGCTCGGGCACAAACCGAACGGCAACAAGCCATGA
- a CDS encoding GNAT family N-acetyltransferase has translation MPPVQIRDGRDQDGPALIALIGAVFSEYPGCVLDVDGEVPELRAIATAFRRAGGWVWVAEQAGTIVGCVGFTQAAQPGGLELRKLYVARAARRQGLGARLCELVEAAARGRGAAFIDLWTDTRFADAHRLYERLGYRRGPTRELHDLSATIEYYYRKDLEPR, from the coding sequence ATCCCACCGGTACAGATCCGTGATGGCCGCGACCAAGACGGCCCCGCACTCATTGCGCTGATCGGCGCCGTGTTCAGCGAATACCCCGGCTGCGTGCTCGACGTCGATGGCGAGGTGCCGGAGTTGCGCGCGATCGCCACGGCTTTTCGCCGGGCCGGCGGCTGGGTTTGGGTGGCCGAGCAGGCGGGAACAATAGTGGGCTGCGTCGGCTTCACCCAGGCAGCCCAGCCCGGTGGGCTGGAGCTGCGCAAGCTCTACGTGGCGCGTGCAGCTCGCCGCCAGGGACTCGGCGCGCGCTTGTGCGAGTTGGTCGAGGCGGCGGCCCGTGGCCGCGGCGCGGCCTTCATCGACTTATGGACCGACACGCGCTTCGCCGACGCCCATCGCCTTTACGAGCGCCTCGGCTACCGCCGCGGCCCCACGCGCGAATTGCACGACCTCAGCGCCACCATCGAGTACTACTATCGCAAGGATCTTGAACCGCGCTGA
- a CDS encoding (2Fe-2S)-binding protein, giving the protein MKLTINDQTVSARAGESVLQCALRHNINIPHLCTHPNLPAFGACRLCVVEIDGLRGFPASCATPAIAGMVVRTETAALKELRRGILELILLEHPSACLICEKQELCERFRPAAAKAGRTTGCHTCNNKQVCAVPDLCAELDLTELPVPPLYRNFPLERSDPFIDRDLNLCILCGRCVRICKAHHGQSTIDFVGRGSQTRIGEAFGRPLAEAGCRFCGSCIDVCPTGSLADRYAKWFGAPQRFVATTCSLCEAACAITVHSNGRKQAVMARGISTRVPICVLGRFAVPEFLNGAGRLSAPQVRVGDRWRELSWPRALAQAAERLKPFAGAGFALVCDTSNTLEDRYVFRKFTYEVMRSPHYLEIAPDARGVARRALPAGVRAALLAGDFVAPALLAQLELVLVLDCYPSAASERAALILPATVLAEVDGIFVDGEGLMRPLRRACDGPGEAQPDWRTVCELARALGATGFDYPSAKAIAAEAGAAGARLRLKRPAAPLAASDPAERRTHFRGHCLADKVSGLRELAAAEPAPLAAVAGG; this is encoded by the coding sequence GTGAAGCTGACCATCAACGACCAAACCGTGAGCGCGCGCGCCGGCGAATCGGTGCTGCAGTGCGCCTTGCGGCACAATATCAACATCCCGCACCTGTGCACCCACCCTAACTTGCCGGCCTTCGGCGCCTGCCGCCTGTGTGTAGTGGAGATCGACGGCCTGCGCGGATTTCCGGCCTCGTGCGCCACCCCGGCGATCGCGGGCATGGTGGTGCGCACCGAGACCGCCGCGCTCAAGGAGCTGCGCCGCGGCATTCTCGAACTGATTCTGCTCGAACACCCCAGCGCCTGCCTCATCTGTGAGAAACAAGAGCTGTGTGAGAGATTCCGTCCCGCCGCCGCCAAAGCCGGCCGTACCACCGGCTGCCACACTTGCAACAACAAGCAAGTGTGCGCCGTACCCGACCTGTGCGCGGAGCTGGATTTGACCGAGCTGCCGGTGCCGCCGCTGTACCGCAACTTCCCGCTCGAACGCTCCGATCCCTTCATCGACCGCGACTTGAACCTGTGCATCCTGTGCGGCCGCTGCGTGCGGATCTGCAAAGCTCATCACGGGCAGAGCACCATCGACTTCGTCGGCCGCGGCAGCCAGACTCGCATCGGCGAAGCCTTCGGCCGCCCGCTCGCCGAGGCCGGCTGCCGCTTCTGCGGCTCGTGCATCGACGTCTGCCCCACCGGCAGCCTCGCCGATCGTTACGCCAAATGGTTCGGCGCACCGCAGCGCTTCGTCGCCACCACCTGTTCGCTGTGCGAGGCGGCCTGTGCCATCACCGTGCACAGCAACGGGCGCAAGCAGGCGGTGATGGCCCGCGGCATCAGCACGCGGGTACCGATTTGTGTTCTCGGGCGTTTCGCCGTCCCCGAGTTCCTCAACGGCGCCGGCCGGCTGAGCGCGCCGCAAGTGCGCGTTGGCGATCGCTGGCGCGAGCTGAGCTGGCCGCGGGCACTGGCGCAGGCGGCCGAACGGCTGAAACCGTTCGCCGGCGCCGGTTTCGCGCTGGTATGCGACACCAGCAACACGCTCGAAGATCGCTATGTGTTCCGCAAATTTACTTATGAAGTGATGCGGTCGCCGCATTACCTGGAGATCGCGCCCGATGCCCGCGGCGTGGCACGCCGGGCGCTGCCCGCGGGCGTGCGCGCCGCGCTGCTGGCGGGCGACTTCGTCGCGCCGGCGCTGCTGGCGCAGCTGGAACTGGTGCTGGTGCTGGACTGCTACCCCAGCGCCGCCAGCGAGCGGGCCGCGCTGATCCTGCCGGCAACCGTGCTTGCCGAGGTTGATGGGATCTTCGTCGACGGCGAGGGCCTGATGCGCCCGCTGCGCCGGGCCTGCGACGGACCAGGAGAGGCTCAGCCCGATTGGCGCACTGTTTGTGAGCTAGCGCGCGCCTTGGGCGCCACCGGTTTCGACTACCCGTCGGCCAAGGCGATTGCGGCCGAGGCCGGTGCCGCCGGCGCGCGCTTGCGACTCAAGCGGCCGGCTGCCCCGCTCGCCGCCAGTGATCCGGCAGAGCGCCGGACGCATTTCCGCGGCCACTGCCTGGCCGACAAAGTGTCCGGCCTGCGCGAGCTGGCCGCGGCCGAGCCGGCGCCGTTGGCCGCTGTGGCGGGAGGCTGA
- a CDS encoding amino acid ABC transporter ATP-binding protein, with the protein MTSAPVLIVRGLCTRLRGVDILRGIDFSVARGEVLALVGPSGSGKTTLLRALNYLTPFTAGTVEIAGQRLRPGMSERRDAAALRAVRLRAGMVFQSFHLFPHLSALGNVMEAPRHVLRLDAASARTRAQALLARVGLERQGESFPHALSGGQQQRVAIARALAMEPDVLLLDEPTSALDPRLASEVLAVIADLAAAGQTMMLVTHQIAFARRIASRFAVLADGLIVESGPPDQLLEQPQHPATRALLVRE; encoded by the coding sequence ATGACAAGCGCACCGGTGCTGATCGTCCGCGGCCTGTGCACCCGCCTGCGCGGTGTCGATATCCTGCGCGGCATCGATTTCAGCGTCGCGCGCGGCGAGGTTCTGGCCTTGGTCGGGCCCTCGGGCAGCGGCAAGACCACGCTGCTGCGCGCGCTCAACTATCTCACGCCGTTCACCGCCGGTACGGTCGAGATTGCCGGGCAGCGGCTGAGGCCGGGGATGAGCGAGCGGCGCGACGCGGCGGCGTTGCGCGCGGTGCGGCTGCGCGCCGGCATGGTGTTTCAGAGCTTTCATCTGTTCCCGCACCTGAGTGCGCTCGGCAACGTGATGGAAGCCCCGCGCCACGTCTTGCGCCTCGATGCCGCCAGCGCCCGGACCCGCGCCCAGGCACTGCTGGCCCGCGTCGGACTCGAACGCCAGGGCGAGTCCTTTCCGCACGCCTTGTCCGGCGGGCAGCAACAGCGCGTGGCGATCGCTCGCGCGCTGGCGATGGAGCCCGACGTGCTGCTGCTCGACGAGCCCACCTCCGCCCTCGATCCGCGCTTGGCCAGTGAGGTGCTTGCGGTCATCGCCGACCTGGCGGCGGCCGGCCAGACGATGATGCTGGTGACGCACCAGATCGCCTTCGCCCGCCGCATCGCCAGCCGATTTGCCGTGCTCGCCGACGGACTGATCGTCGAAAGCGGCCCGCCCGACCAGCTGCTCGAACAGCCACAGCACCCGGCCACGCGGGCGTTGTTGGTGAGGGAGTGA
- a CDS encoding sulfide/dihydroorotate dehydrogenase-like FAD/NAD-binding protein: MFEIVRKQEVAPNVHETVLRAPAIAKKARPGQFVIVMVDEKSERVPYTLCDWDRQAGTITLVVQEVGQSSRKLVLLQAGDEVAHLVGPLGVPLEIERFGTVALAAGCYGLGAVLGIARAMKAAGNRVVTVVEADSHYLHYFRAELQAASDEMIQTTIDGSNGTKGHALDVIKRKLAGGEQLDRVIAVGCLFMMMLAGEATKPFGVKTLVALNPIMLDGTGMCGACRVSVGGQTQFACVDGPFFDAHEVDWEEIRDRRVAYSDEEIQAVARSAPVERRRGHGCVP; this comes from the coding sequence GTGTTCGAGATCGTCAGAAAGCAGGAGGTTGCGCCCAACGTCCACGAGACCGTCCTGCGCGCACCCGCCATCGCCAAGAAGGCCCGCCCCGGGCAGTTCGTCATTGTGATGGTCGACGAGAAGTCGGAGCGGGTGCCTTACACTCTGTGCGATTGGGACCGGCAGGCCGGCACCATCACCCTGGTGGTACAGGAGGTCGGCCAATCGAGCCGCAAGCTGGTCTTGCTGCAAGCCGGCGATGAGGTGGCCCACTTGGTGGGCCCACTGGGCGTGCCGCTGGAGATCGAGCGCTTCGGCACGGTAGCGCTGGCGGCCGGCTGTTATGGCTTGGGCGCTGTCCTCGGCATTGCGCGGGCGATGAAGGCTGCGGGCAACCGCGTCGTTACCGTGGTCGAGGCCGACAGCCACTACCTGCATTACTTTCGCGCCGAGCTACAGGCGGCTTCCGACGAGATGATTCAAACCACCATCGACGGCTCCAACGGCACCAAGGGGCACGCGCTCGACGTGATCAAGCGCAAGCTGGCCGGCGGCGAGCAGCTCGATCGCGTGATCGCCGTCGGCTGCCTGTTCATGATGATGCTCGCCGGCGAGGCGACCAAGCCGTTCGGGGTCAAGACGTTGGTGGCACTCAACCCGATCATGCTCGACGGCACCGGCATGTGTGGCGCCTGCCGCGTCAGCGTCGGCGGGCAAACGCAATTTGCCTGCGTTGACGGCCCGTTCTTCGACGCCCACGAGGTCGATTGGGAGGAGATCCGCGATCGCCGGGTGGCGTACAGCGACGAGGAAATTCAAGCCGTCGCCCGCAGCGCCCCGGTGGAGCGCCGGCGCGGGCACGGCTGCGTGCCGTGA
- the gltA gene encoding NADPH-dependent glutamate synthase encodes MSQAIDKKSIPRQPMPEQEPEDRVRNFDEVPYGFTAELAKLEALRCIMCKNPKCVAACPVNIDIPAFVALIQAGKFLEAARKIKQDNALPAVCGRVCPQEEQCEGACVIGLKHQPVAIGRLERFAADYERHRAAVTIPELAPPTGKRVAVVGAGPAGLTVAGDLVLKGHQVTVFEALQEPGGVLMYGIPEFRLPKEIVRAEVDYLRKLGVQFVMDYVVGRNSTIRELLDEEGYHAVFIGTGAGLPSFMEMPGENLIGVYSANEYLTRANLMKAYLFPEYDTPPIRRRRVAVIGGGNVAMDSARTALRLGGDVTIVYRRAREQMPARVEEVHHAEQEGVKFRLLTNPTRVLGDRRHRVTGMECIEMELGEPDESGRRRPVPKKGSEFVIELDTVIVAIGNKPNPLVPRTTPELQVSKWGTVVADPKTMQTSIPGVFAGGDIVSGAATVILAMGQGRIAARSMDTYLRNGAVAESGS; translated from the coding sequence ATGTCACAGGCGATAGACAAGAAGTCCATCCCCCGGCAGCCGATGCCGGAACAGGAGCCCGAAGACCGGGTCAGGAACTTCGACGAGGTGCCTTACGGCTTCACCGCCGAGCTGGCCAAGCTCGAAGCCTTGCGCTGCATCATGTGCAAGAATCCCAAGTGTGTGGCCGCCTGCCCGGTCAACATCGACATTCCCGCTTTCGTAGCGCTGATTCAGGCCGGCAAGTTCCTCGAAGCCGCGCGCAAGATCAAGCAGGACAACGCCCTGCCGGCGGTCTGCGGTCGCGTCTGCCCGCAAGAGGAGCAATGCGAAGGCGCCTGCGTCATCGGGCTCAAGCATCAGCCTGTGGCCATCGGCCGGCTCGAGCGTTTCGCCGCCGACTACGAGCGCCACCGAGCGGCGGTAACCATCCCCGAGTTGGCGCCGCCCACCGGCAAGCGGGTGGCCGTGGTCGGCGCCGGCCCGGCGGGCTTGACGGTAGCCGGCGATCTGGTGCTCAAGGGTCACCAGGTCACCGTCTTCGAAGCGTTGCAGGAGCCCGGCGGCGTGTTGATGTACGGCATTCCGGAATTCCGCTTGCCCAAAGAGATCGTGCGCGCCGAAGTCGATTACCTGAGAAAGCTCGGCGTGCAGTTCGTCATGGACTACGTCGTCGGGCGCAACAGCACCATCCGCGAGTTGCTCGACGAAGAAGGTTACCACGCGGTCTTCATCGGCACCGGCGCCGGGCTGCCCTCGTTCATGGAGATGCCGGGCGAGAATCTCATCGGCGTCTATTCCGCCAACGAGTACCTGACGCGCGCCAACCTGATGAAAGCGTACTTGTTCCCCGAGTACGACACGCCGCCGATCCGTCGCCGGCGCGTGGCGGTCATCGGCGGCGGCAATGTCGCCATGGACTCCGCACGCACCGCGCTGCGCCTGGGCGGCGACGTCACGATCGTCTACCGCCGAGCGCGCGAGCAGATGCCGGCGCGGGTCGAAGAAGTCCACCACGCCGAGCAGGAAGGTGTGAAGTTCCGGCTGCTCACCAATCCCACGCGCGTGCTCGGCGACCGGCGCCACCGGGTCACCGGCATGGAGTGCATCGAGATGGAACTCGGCGAGCCCGACGAGTCGGGACGCCGGCGCCCGGTACCGAAGAAGGGCTCCGAGTTCGTCATCGAGCTCGACACCGTCATCGTGGCAATCGGCAACAAGCCCAACCCGCTGGTGCCACGCACAACCCCGGAGTTGCAGGTCAGCAAGTGGGGCACCGTGGTTGCCGACCCCAAGACCATGCAGACCTCGATCCCGGGCGTGTTCGCCGGCGGCGACATCGTCTCCGGCGCCGCCACGGTCATCCTGGCGATGGGCCAGGGCCGCATCGCCGCCCGCTCGATGGACACTTACCTGCGCAACGGGGCCGTGGCTGAAAGCGGTTCGTGA
- the aceE gene encoding pyruvate dehydrogenase (acetyl-transferring), homodimeric type: protein MDNLPEREQSPAPAAQWVESFEALIRAEGTGPARSLLARLIELGYQRGIIAPFAANTPYVNSIPAEDQPLYPGDRAVERRIKSLLRWNAAAMVVQANKHSGGIGGHISTYASLATLVEVGFHHFFRAHTAEAAGDFVYFQGHAAPGIYARAFLEGRLSQEQLSNFRRELVPGGGLSSYPHPWLMPEFWEWPSVSMGLSPICSIYQARFARYLAARGLADTSRNRVWAFLGDGEMDEPESMGAINLAAREHLDNLTWVINCNLQRLDGPVRGNGKIIQELEAAFRGAGWHVLKVIWGDDWDPLLARDHSGLLVQRMGEVVDGQYQKYTVESGDYIRQHFFGTDPVLLALVAGLTDAKLRRLRRGGHDPEKVYAAYDRAVHNTAAPTVILAKTIKGYHLGAAGEGRNISHQAKKLAERELREFRDRLGIPVSDRDLPEMPFYRPPDDSEEIQYLRERRAALGGAVPRRLVRSQPLGALPASFFDEFRDGSKGREVATTMVLVTLLRHLMNHPTIGRLIVPIVPDEARTFGMDSLFRKFGIYSEQGQAYEPVDSDIVAYYREAKDGQLLMEGITEAGAMASFTAAGSAYAAHGVNTIPFFLFYSMFGFQRIGDLIWQHADARGKGFLIGATAGRTTLAGEGLQHQDGHSHLLFSVVPSVHAYDPAYAYEIAMIVEDGIRRMYTEREDCFYYLTVMNEPYVQPPMPEGVAEGIVRGLYKVRTAPDPSVGPRIHLFGSGAILNEALRAQTLLAEHSVAAEVWSVTSYSELRRDALSAARHNMLHPLAPPRLPYLRQVLAEEPWPIVAATDYMKIVADQITPFAPAGLRALGTDGVGRSDTREALRRFFEVDAELICVAALYELAQRGQVDAAKVQQALATLAIDPDKPDPARS from the coding sequence ATGGACAACCTGCCGGAACGCGAGCAGTCGCCGGCGCCGGCGGCACAGTGGGTCGAGTCATTCGAGGCGCTGATCCGGGCAGAGGGGACCGGCCCGGCGCGTTCGCTGCTGGCGCGGCTGATCGAGCTGGGCTACCAGCGCGGCATCATTGCGCCGTTTGCCGCTAATACCCCTTACGTCAACAGCATTCCCGCCGAGGACCAACCGCTCTACCCGGGCGATCGTGCCGTCGAGCGGCGCATCAAGAGCCTGCTGCGCTGGAACGCGGCGGCGATGGTGGTGCAGGCGAACAAGCACTCCGGCGGTATCGGCGGCCACATCTCCACCTACGCTTCGTTGGCTACGCTGGTCGAGGTCGGCTTTCATCACTTCTTCCGGGCTCATACCGCAGAGGCAGCGGGCGACTTCGTGTATTTCCAGGGCCACGCCGCCCCCGGCATCTACGCGCGCGCCTTCCTCGAAGGCCGGCTGTCGCAAGAGCAGTTGAGCAACTTCCGCCGCGAGCTGGTGCCCGGAGGCGGACTGTCGTCGTACCCGCATCCGTGGCTGATGCCCGAGTTCTGGGAGTGGCCGAGCGTGTCGATGGGGCTCAGCCCGATCTGCTCCATCTACCAGGCCCGCTTTGCCCGCTACCTCGCCGCACGCGGCCTCGCCGACACCAGCCGCAACCGCGTCTGGGCCTTCCTCGGCGACGGCGAAATGGACGAGCCCGAGAGCATGGGCGCCATCAACCTGGCGGCGCGCGAGCACCTCGACAATCTCACTTGGGTGATCAATTGTAACCTCCAGCGCCTCGACGGCCCGGTACGCGGCAACGGTAAGATCATCCAGGAGCTGGAAGCCGCCTTCCGCGGCGCCGGCTGGCACGTACTCAAGGTGATCTGGGGCGATGATTGGGACCCGCTGCTCGCCCGCGACCACAGCGGGCTGCTGGTGCAGCGTATGGGCGAAGTGGTTGACGGCCAATACCAGAAGTACACCGTCGAGTCGGGCGACTACATCCGGCAGCACTTCTTCGGTACCGATCCCGTGCTGCTGGCACTGGTGGCGGGCCTGACCGACGCCAAGCTGCGCCGGCTGCGCCGCGGCGGCCACGATCCCGAGAAGGTCTACGCCGCCTACGACCGCGCCGTCCACAACACCGCGGCCCCGACGGTCATCCTGGCCAAGACCATCAAGGGCTACCACCTGGGTGCGGCCGGCGAAGGCCGCAACATCTCGCATCAGGCTAAGAAGCTCGCTGAACGCGAACTGCGCGAGTTCCGCGATCGGCTCGGTATCCCGGTCAGTGATCGTGATCTGCCCGAGATGCCTTTCTACCGGCCGCCTGACGACAGCGAGGAGATTCAGTACCTGCGCGAGCGGCGGGCGGCGTTGGGCGGCGCGGTGCCGCGGCGCTTGGTGCGCTCGCAGCCGCTGGGCGCGCTGCCAGCTTCCTTCTTTGATGAGTTCCGGGACGGCAGCAAGGGCCGCGAGGTGGCGACCACGATGGTGCTGGTCACCCTGCTGCGCCACCTCATGAACCACCCGACCATCGGCCGGCTGATTGTGCCGATCGTGCCGGATGAGGCCCGCACCTTCGGCATGGACTCGCTCTTCCGCAAGTTCGGCATCTACTCGGAGCAGGGCCAGGCCTATGAGCCGGTCGACTCCGACATCGTCGCCTACTACCGCGAAGCCAAAGACGGCCAGCTGCTGATGGAGGGCATCACTGAAGCCGGGGCGATGGCCTCGTTCACCGCCGCCGGCAGCGCTTACGCCGCCCATGGCGTGAACACGATCCCGTTCTTCCTCTTCTATTCCATGTTCGGCTTCCAGCGCATCGGCGACTTGATCTGGCAGCACGCCGATGCGCGCGGCAAGGGCTTCCTCATCGGCGCCACCGCCGGCCGCACCACCTTGGCGGGCGAGGGCTTGCAGCATCAGGACGGCCATAGTCACTTGCTGTTCAGTGTGGTGCCGAGCGTGCACGCCTACGACCCGGCTTACGCTTACGAGATCGCGATGATCGTCGAGGACGGCATCCGCCGCATGTACACCGAGCGCGAGGACTGCTTTTACTATCTGACGGTCATGAACGAACCATACGTACAGCCGCCCATGCCGGAGGGGGTTGCCGAAGGCATCGTGCGCGGACTGTACAAGGTCCGGACCGCGCCCGATCCGAGCGTAGGCCCGCGTATCCATCTCTTCGGCAGCGGCGCCATCTTGAACGAGGCGCTGCGGGCGCAGACGTTGCTGGCTGAGCACAGCGTAGCGGCGGAGGTATGGAGCGTGACCAGTTACAGCGAGTTGCGGCGCGACGCGCTCAGCGCCGCCCGCCACAACATGCTGCATCCGCTGGCGCCGCCGCGCCTGCCCTACCTGAGGCAGGTGCTGGCGGAGGAGCCCTGGCCGATCGTAGCGGCCACCGATTACATGAAGATCGTCGCCGATCAGATCACGCCGTTTGCCCCGGCCGGCCTGCGCGCGCTCGGCACCGACGGCGTCGGCCGCAGCGACACTCGCGAGGCCTTGCGGCGCTTCTTCGAAGTCGATGCCGAGTTGATCTGCGTGGCGGCGCTCTACGAGCTGGCGCAGCGCGGCCAAGTTGATGCCGCCAAGGTGCAGCAGGCGCTGGCAACGCTGGCGATCGATCCCGACAAACCCGACCCCGCCCGGAGCTGA